The Candidatus Zixiibacteriota bacterium region CAGGAGGATGTTTTGTTAATACTAACAAGGAAGTTAGGCGAGAGCATCACTATCGGTGACAATATAAAGGTCACCGTGCTCGGCATTTATGGCCGCCAGGTCCGACTGGGGATTGAAGCACCGCTGAAGGTCGTGGTTCATCGCGAGGAAATATATGTCAAGATCCAGAAAGAGAATCGCAAAGCCTCGCAAGCTGATAAGAATGAGCTAAACAGCGCTGTCTCAATGCTTAAGGATAAGTACAAAAACGAGATCAAGAAAGCGGATAAAAAGCCGAAAATG contains the following coding sequences:
- the csrA gene encoding carbon storage regulator CsrA translates to MLILTRKLGESITIGDNIKVTVLGIYGRQVRLGIEAPLKVVVHREEIYVKIQKENRKASQADKNELNSAVSMLKDKYKNEIKKADKKPKMKYRNDRSKRT